The Thermoclostridium stercorarium subsp. stercorarium DSM 8532 genome contains a region encoding:
- a CDS encoding methionine--tRNA ligase, producing the protein MTVDSDRPKFPKRAVVTAGMPYGNKELHLGHIGGVFVHADTFARFLRDRIGKENVIFVSGTDCYGSPILENYRQLVENGEFKGTIDEFVQQNHKLQKEILDKYYIDINLFAASSFGPAAENHRKFSEEFITRLYENGHLIKMTTSQFYDPEVGMFLNGRQVVGKCPIEGCKSERAYADECSLGHQYMPQDLIDPRSTLTGKRPEMRDVTNWYFRLDGFRDLLVQWVERLESDESARKFMIKSIKEFLEPPVIYVKREFLDVVEKIKDKLPDFTLIDEGKSSAVMSFDKLEKREKASLILAENGVRFRTGKTLVPFRITGNVEWGVPAPCIEGLDGLTVWVWPESLWAPISFTMTYLEMNNRDKNEWKEWWCSKDSQVYQFLGEDNVYFYGPAEMAMFMAQQGKNPTVDPPEGQLQLPKLIVNNHILFMNQKASSSGSIKPPSARDLLEYYTPEQLRAHFLGLGLGIRSVSFQPKPFNPSASEKDSDPVLKEGNLLTNVFNRAVRSCFYTAQKYTDGKIPVRKISEEVIKESNETILEYERLMARFEFHQVMNLMDTYIRNMNKYWSKMIREADTTNNEELRLQVLADTFHMVRTAAVLMHPIAPKGTEMIREYLRVGEELWSWDRIFDPIYEFMENPEEHKLKFLEPRVDFFKKHPSQISQNE; encoded by the coding sequence ATGACAGTGGATTCAGACAGACCTAAGTTCCCCAAAAGGGCGGTAGTTACAGCCGGGATGCCGTATGGCAATAAAGAACTGCATTTGGGCCATATAGGCGGTGTTTTTGTCCATGCAGATACTTTCGCGCGTTTTTTGCGCGATCGTATAGGAAAAGAAAATGTAATATTTGTTTCCGGCACCGACTGTTACGGCTCTCCGATTCTGGAAAACTACCGGCAGTTGGTTGAGAACGGTGAATTTAAGGGCACAATCGACGAGTTTGTACAACAGAACCATAAACTTCAGAAAGAGATACTTGACAAATATTACATTGATATAAATCTTTTTGCGGCTTCAAGTTTCGGGCCGGCCGCGGAAAATCACCGAAAATTTTCGGAAGAGTTTATAACCAGGCTTTATGAGAACGGGCACCTGATCAAAATGACCACGTCCCAGTTCTATGATCCAGAGGTTGGCATGTTCCTTAACGGCCGCCAGGTGGTGGGAAAATGCCCTATTGAGGGATGTAAATCCGAAAGAGCCTATGCGGATGAATGCTCGTTGGGGCATCAGTATATGCCGCAGGATCTTATTGATCCCAGAAGTACCCTTACCGGAAAAAGGCCTGAAATGAGGGATGTTACAAACTGGTACTTCAGGCTCGACGGTTTCCGCGACCTTTTGGTTCAGTGGGTTGAAAGGCTTGAAAGTGACGAAAGCGCAAGGAAGTTTATGATAAAGAGTATAAAAGAATTCCTTGAACCACCGGTTATTTATGTTAAGAGAGAATTTCTTGACGTGGTTGAGAAAATAAAGGATAAGCTTCCTGACTTTACGTTAATTGACGAGGGCAAGTCCTCTGCTGTGATGTCTTTTGACAAGCTGGAAAAACGGGAAAAAGCCTCTTTGATACTTGCCGAAAACGGAGTGCGTTTCCGCACAGGTAAAACCCTTGTTCCTTTCAGAATTACAGGAAATGTGGAATGGGGCGTACCCGCTCCGTGCATTGAAGGCCTTGATGGTCTTACCGTTTGGGTATGGCCTGAATCACTGTGGGCACCCATATCCTTTACAATGACATACCTTGAGATGAATAACAGGGACAAGAATGAATGGAAGGAATGGTGGTGTTCAAAGGATTCACAGGTCTATCAGTTCCTTGGCGAGGATAATGTTTATTTCTACGGACCTGCCGAAATGGCAATGTTCATGGCTCAGCAGGGGAAAAATCCCACCGTTGATCCGCCCGAAGGTCAGTTGCAGCTGCCGAAACTGATTGTTAATAACCATATTCTGTTCATGAATCAAAAAGCAAGCAGCAGCGGAAGTATAAAACCGCCTTCTGCGCGGGATTTGCTGGAATATTATACCCCTGAGCAGTTAAGGGCTCATTTTCTGGGTCTGGGCCTTGGCATCAGAAGCGTGAGTTTCCAGCCAAAACCCTTTAATCCGTCAGCATCCGAAAAAGACAGCGATCCGGTGCTGAAAGAAGGCAATTTACTCACCAATGTTTTCAACCGCGCTGTCAGGTCGTGTTTCTATACGGCGCAGAAATATACCGACGGTAAAATTCCTGTAAGGAAAATAAGCGAAGAAGTAATTAAAGAGTCCAACGAGACCATACTTGAATATGAAAGGTTAATGGCCAGGTTTGAGTTCCACCAGGTTATGAACCTTATGGATACGTATATCCGCAACATGAACAAATACTGGTCGAAAATGATCAGGGAAGCAGACACGACCAATAATGAGGAACTGCGTTTGCAGGTGCTTGCAGATACCTTCCATATGGTCAGGACAGCTGCCGTTCTGATGCATCCGATTGCTCCGAAAGGAACCGAGATGATTAGGGAATATCTCAGGGTAGGAGAAGAACTGTGGAGTTGGGACAGGATATTTGATCCCATTTATGAATTTATGGAAAATCCCGAAGAACACAAACTGAAATTCCTTGAACCACGGGTGGATTTCTTTAAGAAACACCCAAGTCAGATTAGTCAGAATGAGTAA
- a CDS encoding serine hydrolase domain-containing protein translates to MNRKILEEYLNSLEQRGIPGCDCAVIYKHEQVFRHTVGYADAQRKKPLTANTTYWLYSATKLFTCTAVMQLIEKGLIGLDSPVSDYLPEYKNLTVKTDRGIVPAKNPMTIRHLLSMQSGLNYNLDAPSILKIKKETNNQATTRQVIAALANEPLDFEPGTHFQYSLSHDVLGAVIEVVSGQRLGEYFKKNIFEPLGMKNTGFELTPERKANMSDLFSFDMNTMTSTPVPNHNRYVLTRNYESGGAGLISTVDDYLLFLDAMCHGGTSKDGYRLLSKESIDLMRRDQLNEVSKKDFDLFGRHGYSYGLGVRTLIEKEKSGVKSPLGEFGWDGAAGAYALIDVTNNLAIFYIQHVLQCGYVYNVIHPKVRDLTYEMLGL, encoded by the coding sequence ATGAACCGAAAAATACTGGAAGAATATCTGAATTCGCTTGAACAGCGCGGAATTCCCGGCTGTGACTGTGCGGTGATATATAAGCACGAACAGGTTTTCAGGCATACCGTTGGGTATGCCGATGCCCAAAGAAAAAAACCGTTAACCGCGAATACCACATACTGGCTTTATTCGGCCACAAAGCTGTTCACCTGCACCGCAGTAATGCAGCTTATAGAAAAAGGGCTGATTGGCCTGGATTCTCCCGTTTCCGATTACTTGCCCGAGTATAAAAATTTAACGGTTAAAACCGACAGAGGCATAGTTCCGGCAAAGAATCCGATGACCATAAGGCACCTCCTTTCGATGCAGAGCGGCTTGAATTACAATCTCGACGCCCCTTCCATTCTCAAAATCAAAAAGGAGACTAACAATCAGGCAACCACAAGACAGGTAATAGCAGCCCTTGCAAATGAACCGCTGGACTTTGAACCCGGAACTCATTTTCAGTACAGTTTAAGCCATGACGTTCTTGGCGCAGTAATCGAGGTGGTTTCAGGGCAAAGGCTTGGAGAATACTTTAAGAAAAATATTTTTGAACCTTTGGGCATGAAAAATACTGGTTTTGAACTGACACCCGAACGCAAGGCCAACATGAGTGATCTGTTTTCGTTCGACATGAATACAATGACCTCCACACCGGTACCAAACCATAACCGTTATGTGCTTACAAGAAACTATGAAAGCGGAGGAGCAGGCCTCATCTCAACGGTGGACGACTATTTGCTGTTCTTAGACGCGATGTGCCACGGCGGGACAAGTAAAGACGGTTACAGGCTGCTTTCAAAAGAATCCATTGACCTTATGCGCCGTGATCAGTTGAATGAAGTTTCCAAAAAAGACTTTGATTTATTTGGAAGGCACGGCTACAGCTACGGTCTTGGGGTGCGTACCCTAATTGAAAAGGAAAAATCAGGTGTCAAAAGCCCTTTGGGCGAGTTTGGCTGGGACGGTGCCGCGGGAGCTTACGCCCTTATTGACGTTACAAACAACCTGGCAATATTCTACATACAGCACGTATTGCAATGCGGGTATGTTTACAATGTAATACATCCAAAAGTCCGGGATCTTACCTATGAAATGCTCGGGCTTTAA
- a CDS encoding RNA polymerase sigma factor yields MIKLLYSRFYNELLRFCVSLSHDVAFAEDIVQETYLRALANADILSELPEAKCRVWLYRTAKNIFIDHVRRLAKSIEPAQEPASEDDYSKVMVQMMCCHLPENERTLFLLRYLHGYNSTELGEMFGIPPSTVRARLASARARLKKYFNEN; encoded by the coding sequence ATGATTAAATTGCTTTATTCCAGGTTCTATAATGAATTATTGCGCTTTTGTGTCTCACTTTCCCATGACGTGGCGTTTGCTGAGGACATTGTCCAGGAAACTTACCTTCGCGCTCTGGCAAATGCCGACATACTCAGTGAACTGCCTGAAGCAAAGTGCAGAGTGTGGCTATACCGTACCGCAAAGAACATATTTATTGATCATGTAAGAAGACTGGCAAAGAGCATTGAGCCTGCTCAGGAACCGGCAAGTGAGGATGATTATTCAAAAGTCATGGTACAAATGATGTGCTGTCACCTTCCCGAAAACGAACGTACACTGTTTCTGCTTAGGTATTTGCATGGGTATAACTCCACCGAACTTGGAGAGATGTTCGGCATACCGCCTTCTACGGTAAGAGCCAGACTCGCTTCCGCACGGGCGAGATTAAAAAAATATTTTAATGAAAATTAA
- a CDS encoding cupin domain-containing protein, whose protein sequence is MVKRASEMKTELREQMRGGKGSVELIHILNREEMKGKVRLFARIVLNPGCSIGLHEHVDEEEAYYILKGKGIVTDNGQTTEVQAGDVILTGDGGTHSIENNGDEPLEFIAVVMLYN, encoded by the coding sequence ATGGTCAAACGGGCGTCGGAGATGAAAACCGAGCTGAGGGAACAAATGAGAGGCGGAAAAGGAAGTGTTGAGCTTATCCACATTCTTAACAGGGAGGAAATGAAAGGAAAGGTCCGCCTTTTTGCAAGAATAGTGTTAAATCCTGGTTGTTCGATAGGGCTGCACGAGCACGTGGATGAGGAAGAGGCTTACTATATTCTGAAAGGCAAAGGAATTGTAACTGACAACGGACAAACCACCGAAGTGCAGGCAGGAGATGTAATACTCACAGGCGACGGAGGAACTCATTCAATAGAAAATAACGGTGATGAACCGTTGGAGTTCATAGCGGTAGTTATGCTGTACAACTGA
- a CDS encoding ABC transporter permease codes for MRLYLKYLSMHVKSQMQYRTSFFMTVAGQFLTSFGVFLGIYFLMSRFHSVKDFSYNEVLLCFAVVLMSFSIVECFARGFDTFQSMLGNGEFDRILVRPRNEIFQVLASRIELTRAGRFLQAVIVFAYTIPAGGIVWSLDKILTLILMITGGVVIFSGLFLVYAALCFFTTEGLEFMNIFTDGGREFGCYPLSIYGEGILKFFTYVVPMALFQYYPLLYLTGRSDNGLYMLLPAVGSLFIIPCYILWKIGMHRYKSTGS; via the coding sequence ATGAGGTTGTATTTAAAGTATCTGTCAATGCATGTAAAAAGCCAGATGCAGTATAGAACATCTTTTTTCATGACTGTGGCAGGACAGTTTCTGACTTCATTTGGCGTGTTCTTAGGAATTTATTTTTTAATGTCACGCTTTCACAGTGTGAAAGATTTTTCGTACAATGAAGTCCTTTTATGTTTTGCCGTCGTTCTGATGTCATTTTCCATTGTCGAATGTTTTGCGCGGGGGTTTGATACTTTCCAATCCATGCTTGGAAACGGGGAATTTGACAGAATTTTGGTGCGTCCAAGGAATGAAATATTTCAGGTTTTGGCATCCAGGATTGAGCTGACGCGAGCAGGCAGATTCCTTCAGGCTGTCATAGTTTTTGCGTATACAATCCCTGCCGGCGGGATTGTGTGGAGTCTGGATAAAATCTTAACTCTAATTCTGATGATTACAGGCGGAGTGGTTATATTTTCAGGACTTTTTCTTGTTTATGCCGCACTCTGTTTTTTCACAACCGAAGGGCTTGAGTTTATGAACATTTTTACCGACGGAGGCAGGGAATTCGGCTGTTATCCTTTGTCAATATACGGTGAAGGAATCCTGAAATTTTTTACATATGTGGTTCCGATGGCGTTATTTCAGTATTATCCACTGCTATATCTTACCGGTAGAAGCGATAACGGATTATATATGCTTTTACCTGCCGTGGGTTCTTTGTTTATAATACCATGCTACATTTTATGGAAAATCGGAATGCACCGTTATAAATCCACCGGCTCATAG
- a CDS encoding oligogalacturonate lyase family protein, whose amino-acid sequence MKKFTTYTDPVTGYEIRQYTHGPERYTKLYFTTENFTVDDRYFFCNRQIPEGANEVYRGKGELLKVEVETGEMKVVAGSEYHGFAMHWYENYGVMVKGNNIICRYDCDTDQITELGALPEGGSITGHLTISKDGTIVCGYKQWNCIYALVVFDPKTGKSEVVYQSDCNLGHVQVCPTDPNTILFIHETGGDALQRTWLFDLKTRTARPYYVEVEGDWITHEVWTCDGEHVVFMKLPRYLMMGSKDGHNFRVVAEIEQILHPGVSRDSKWFCADRIGYLGVESPNLIYLINGETGKYITLASTDTPKTGADHMHPSFNRRGDMILFNRPFENGTTQVCLIDLNQLERP is encoded by the coding sequence ATGAAAAAATTCACTACTTACACAGATCCGGTAACGGGTTATGAAATACGCCAGTACACACATGGACCTGAAAGGTATACAAAGTTGTACTTTACAACAGAAAATTTCACCGTGGACGATCGCTATTTTTTCTGTAACAGACAAATCCCAGAGGGCGCAAACGAAGTCTACAGAGGAAAGGGCGAGCTTTTGAAGGTTGAAGTTGAAACAGGCGAAATGAAAGTGGTGGCAGGCAGCGAATACCATGGGTTTGCAATGCACTGGTATGAAAATTACGGTGTTATGGTGAAAGGCAATAATATAATATGCCGCTATGACTGTGACACCGATCAGATAACCGAACTGGGGGCCCTTCCTGAAGGAGGAAGTATTACAGGCCATCTTACCATCAGTAAAGACGGCACGATTGTTTGCGGCTATAAACAGTGGAACTGTATTTATGCATTGGTAGTATTTGATCCGAAGACAGGAAAAAGCGAAGTTGTTTACCAAAGCGACTGCAATCTCGGACATGTGCAGGTTTGCCCCACCGATCCCAATACAATTCTGTTTATACATGAGACGGGCGGTGATGCGCTGCAGAGAACATGGCTTTTTGATTTGAAAACTCGTACCGCAAGGCCGTACTATGTTGAAGTTGAGGGCGACTGGATCACCCACGAAGTATGGACATGTGACGGTGAACATGTTGTATTTATGAAACTGCCGAGATATCTGATGATGGGGTCGAAAGACGGGCATAATTTCCGGGTTGTCGCCGAAATAGAACAAATCCTCCATCCCGGTGTTTCCCGAGATTCCAAGTGGTTCTGCGCCGATCGTATCGGATATCTCGGAGTTGAAAGCCCTAATCTGATTTATCTTATAAATGGTGAAACGGGCAAGTATATTACCTTGGCCAGCACTGACACGCCAAAAACGGGTGCCGATCACATGCATCCCTCTTTTAACAGGAGGGGAGATATGATTTTGTTCAACCGTCCGTTTGAAAACGGCACAACCCAGGTTTGTCTGATTGATCTTAACCAGCTTGAACGCCCGTAG
- a CDS encoding ABC transporter permease, which yields MFRAFYAENPQSFPMEFSQLTSYIWLQQALLALFMTWFYDNDIFMSITSGNVAYELTRPMDLYNIWFTKNLAVRFSRAALRCLPILLVAVFLPEPYGISPPVSLFAFFMFIISMLLAVFCLTALNMLVYISAFYTVSPIGVRIVFSALTEFLAGAIIPLPFFPEKILKIISLTPFASMQNLPLRIYGGNISGKDVLSGIMLQVFWIIVLIAVGRLWMTKALKKVVLQGG from the coding sequence ATGTTCAGGGCGTTTTATGCGGAGAATCCGCAGAGTTTTCCGATGGAGTTTTCACAGCTGACATCTTATATATGGCTGCAACAGGCTTTGCTCGCGTTGTTCATGACGTGGTTTTACGATAATGATATTTTTATGTCCATAACGAGCGGAAATGTAGCTTATGAACTGACCCGGCCAATGGATCTGTATAATATTTGGTTCACAAAAAATCTTGCAGTGCGCTTCTCAAGGGCTGCTTTACGCTGTTTACCGATTCTTCTGGTTGCAGTATTTCTGCCTGAACCCTACGGCATCTCCCCTCCCGTAAGCCTGTTTGCTTTTTTCATGTTTATAATATCCATGCTCCTTGCAGTGTTTTGTCTGACGGCATTAAATATGCTGGTATATATTTCGGCGTTTTATACTGTGTCACCAATAGGGGTCCGTATTGTGTTTTCGGCGTTAACCGAGTTTTTAGCCGGAGCGATAATTCCTTTGCCTTTTTTCCCCGAAAAAATTCTGAAAATTATATCTCTGACCCCTTTTGCATCAATGCAGAACCTGCCGTTAAGAATATACGGCGGTAACATTTCAGGTAAGGATGTGCTTTCCGGAATAATGCTGCAGGTCTTCTGGATTATTGTCTTAATAGCAGTCGGAAGGCTTTGGATGACCAAGGCTTTGAAAAAAGTGGTCCTACAGGGTGGGTAA
- a CDS encoding ABC transporter ATP-binding protein, translating to MIELININKTFKVSRRNAGLKEAFRSLFTCNCTYIQALHDISFKINDGEMVGYIGPNGAGKSTTVKIMSGILYPDSGECVINGLIPYKNRREHVRNIGVVFGQRSQLWWDVPVIDSFELLKDIYDVDKRVFKNNLEELVELLGLKDIIKTPARQLSLGQRMRCEIAASFLHNPKILFLDEPTIGLDAVSKIAVRSFIKKMNQEKKTTVILTTHDMQDIEALTERILLIGRGQILFDGSLSDMKSKSSKKKKITLHYGKGRFSSTNGISLINQVDGHAVFEIDTSVISVREAIELLSKSADIKDLSVTEASIDEIVVSLYEELGI from the coding sequence ATGATTGAATTAATCAATATTAACAAAACCTTTAAGGTTTCACGGCGAAATGCCGGCTTAAAAGAAGCGTTCCGTTCCCTATTCACCTGTAACTGTACATATATTCAGGCCCTTCACGACATTTCCTTCAAAATAAATGACGGTGAAATGGTAGGGTACATTGGCCCGAACGGAGCAGGAAAAAGTACCACGGTAAAAATTATGAGCGGGATTCTTTATCCTGACAGTGGGGAATGTGTTATAAACGGTTTGATTCCATATAAAAACCGCCGCGAGCATGTAAGAAACATCGGCGTTGTTTTCGGGCAGCGTTCGCAGCTTTGGTGGGATGTCCCGGTAATTGATTCCTTTGAGCTTTTAAAGGATATCTATGACGTGGACAAACGTGTATTTAAAAATAACCTGGAAGAACTTGTGGAACTGCTTGGCCTGAAAGACATCATAAAAACCCCCGCCCGTCAGCTTAGCCTTGGGCAAAGAATGCGTTGTGAAATAGCGGCATCCTTTCTTCATAACCCCAAAATATTATTTCTTGATGAACCTACGATAGGGCTTGATGCCGTATCCAAAATAGCCGTACGGAGTTTTATTAAAAAGATGAACCAAGAAAAGAAAACCACAGTAATTCTTACAACACATGACATGCAGGATATTGAGGCTTTAACTGAAAGAATACTGCTTATCGGCAGGGGGCAGATTTTGTTTGACGGTTCTCTTTCCGATATGAAGTCAAAAAGTTCAAAAAAGAAAAAAATAACACTGCATTATGGCAAGGGCCGGTTTAGTTCGACAAACGGTATTTCCCTGATTAATCAGGTTGACGGTCATGCGGTGTTTGAAATTGATACTTCCGTGATTTCGGTTCGAGAGGCGATTGAGCTGCTTTCCAAAAGTGCCGATATAAAAGATTTATCGGTAACAGAAGCAAGCATAGACGAAATAGTTGTATCTCTGTATGAGGAACTGGGGATATGA
- the thrS gene encoding threonine--tRNA ligase, whose amino-acid sequence MVLVLACAVGEIFGSAKLGTGTVSENEFFYDFELPRPLVPEDLELIENKIVELINKGYQITKESVDFDKARNIFSGQPYKLELLGEICKNSENPQIPVCKIGEFYDLCGGPVLSSLKELNLHAFKLLSFSGAYWKGDAGRPMLQRIYGTAWESKEELKTYISKIEEASKRDHRILGKQLDFFSFSQDVGQGLVLWHPKGAMVRYLLEKFSQTAHVLNGYEWVYTPHIGRAELWKTSGHLQFYKDSMYNPIEIDNEKYYLKPMSCPFHVMIYNSSVRSYRDLPIRYAEYAAVYRYELSGTLHGLTRVRGFTQDDAHIICTPEQANDEIFNVLKFSLYILQSFGLNDFKAYIATRPENKSIGSTDDWNRATEILKSAVIRAGLEYQIDEGGGAFYGPKIDLKLRDALGREWQCSTIQFDFNLPERFNMKYVGADGLKHTPLMVHRALFGSMERFFAMLIEHYNGKFPLWLAPVQIGIVPVSSRNNDYCKDLSVKLKKSGLRVSLDSGDDKMNAKIRKMEMKKTPIIFVVGDREIERKGFSVRSEKKEILGS is encoded by the coding sequence ATGGTTCTTGTTCTTGCGTGCGCCGTCGGTGAAATTTTCGGTTCGGCAAAGCTGGGTACAGGCACAGTTTCAGAGAATGAATTCTTTTATGATTTTGAGCTTCCGAGGCCCTTGGTCCCGGAAGATTTGGAACTGATAGAAAATAAAATCGTTGAACTGATAAATAAAGGATACCAGATAACAAAAGAATCCGTTGATTTTGACAAGGCAAGGAATATTTTCAGCGGGCAGCCGTATAAACTTGAATTGCTGGGCGAAATTTGCAAAAACTCTGAAAACCCTCAAATACCGGTCTGCAAAATCGGTGAATTTTACGATTTGTGCGGCGGTCCGGTACTGTCGTCATTGAAAGAACTGAATCTGCATGCTTTCAAACTGTTAAGTTTTTCAGGAGCATACTGGAAAGGAGACGCCGGCAGACCCATGCTGCAGCGGATATACGGCACGGCATGGGAAAGTAAAGAAGAACTTAAAACGTATATCAGTAAAATTGAAGAAGCAAGTAAACGGGATCATAGAATCCTGGGCAAACAGCTTGACTTTTTCAGTTTCTCCCAGGACGTCGGTCAGGGGCTTGTTTTATGGCATCCCAAAGGCGCTATGGTCAGATACCTTCTGGAAAAATTCAGTCAGACGGCACACGTGCTGAACGGTTATGAGTGGGTATATACACCGCATATAGGAAGGGCGGAATTATGGAAAACTTCGGGTCATCTTCAGTTCTATAAGGATTCCATGTACAACCCCATTGAAATAGACAACGAGAAATACTATCTGAAACCCATGAGCTGTCCTTTTCATGTCATGATTTATAACAGTTCGGTGCGTTCATACCGGGATTTGCCCATTCGCTATGCCGAATACGCCGCGGTATACAGGTACGAGCTTTCGGGAACATTACACGGACTTACAAGGGTAAGAGGGTTTACTCAGGATGACGCTCATATTATCTGCACTCCTGAGCAGGCAAATGATGAGATTTTCAATGTTCTTAAATTTTCACTTTACATTCTTCAGTCATTCGGTCTTAATGACTTTAAGGCTTATATTGCAACAAGGCCTGAGAACAAGTCCATAGGCAGTACAGATGACTGGAACAGGGCGACAGAAATATTGAAGTCCGCCGTAATCAGGGCAGGTCTGGAATATCAGATTGATGAGGGCGGCGGAGCCTTTTACGGTCCGAAAATAGATCTGAAACTGCGCGATGCCTTAGGAAGAGAGTGGCAGTGCAGTACAATCCAGTTTGACTTCAATCTTCCTGAAAGATTCAATATGAAATATGTAGGCGCTGACGGTCTGAAACATACGCCGTTGATGGTGCACAGGGCATTATTCGGCAGCATGGAAAGATTTTTTGCAATGCTCATTGAACACTACAACGGAAAATTCCCGTTGTGGCTTGCACCCGTCCAGATAGGCATTGTGCCTGTAAGCAGCCGGAATAACGATTACTGCAAAGATTTATCGGTAAAATTAAAAAAATCAGGGTTACGCGTAAGTCTTGATTCAGGCGACGATAAAATGAATGCGAAAATCAGAAAAATGGAGATGAAAAAAACACCAATCATATTTGTTGTCGGAGACAGGGAAATTGAAAGGAAAGGTTTTTCGGTGCGCTCAGAAAAGAAGGAAATCTTGGGTTCATGA
- a CDS encoding DUF2935 domain-containing protein: MLPNNEFIRLSLEINLFFQRLMKEHLFFIETALAPVNADYIAEAKNLKEEFERLLAETVSYSDRAISVNVISSNELVTPFTLTAEELTSALTGAELNTEITKAEYRLTGLTSIPADYYRESSENIVGDLNQRTINLLEEVIAFQKRISTLSGECRIFITLYNELLEHVTHEADYYAGLLKSLQKKELPRKTLCEELNFWNHLMGEHALFIDGMMDPSERKLKETARNFAEGFEKLARDCVRTAEYQIKRDSLSLTEAIRNFKRAGTDGILRCRIKSIIPPLLADHVLREANHYLRLLEMING; the protein is encoded by the coding sequence TTGCTGCCAAATAATGAATTCATAAGGCTTTCCCTGGAAATAAACCTTTTCTTTCAAAGACTTATGAAGGAGCATCTGTTCTTTATTGAAACGGCTTTAGCACCGGTTAACGCCGACTACATAGCCGAAGCCAAAAACCTGAAAGAAGAATTTGAACGCCTTCTGGCCGAAACGGTGAGTTATTCCGACCGGGCAATCTCAGTAAACGTTATCAGTTCAAATGAACTTGTTACCCCATTTACACTGACGGCTGAAGAATTGACATCGGCTTTAACAGGCGCGGAACTCAACACCGAAATAACAAAAGCCGAATACCGGTTAACAGGGCTCACTTCAATACCGGCTGATTATTACCGGGAATCGTCGGAAAATATAGTGGGTGATCTCAATCAAAGAACCATTAATCTTCTGGAAGAAGTAATTGCATTTCAAAAAAGAATATCCACCCTTTCGGGAGAATGCAGGATATTTATAACTCTTTATAACGAGTTGCTGGAGCATGTCACCCACGAAGCTGATTATTACGCCGGACTTTTAAAATCGCTGCAGAAAAAGGAGCTTCCGCGGAAAACCCTTTGCGAGGAGCTTAATTTCTGGAATCATCTGATGGGAGAACATGCATTGTTTATTGACGGAATGATGGATCCGTCCGAAAGAAAACTCAAGGAAACAGCGCGGAACTTTGCCGAAGGTTTTGAAAAACTGGCAAGGGACTGCGTAAGGACTGCAGAATATCAAATAAAACGGGACAGCTTAAGCCTTACCGAAGCAATAAGGAATTTCAAAAGGGCGGGAACCGACGGAATACTAAGATGCAGAATAAAATCCATAATTCCTCCCCTTCTGGCCGATCACGTATTGCGTGAAGCGAACCATTATTTAAGACTGCTTGAAATGATTAACGGATAA